In one Oligoflexus sp. genomic region, the following are encoded:
- a CDS encoding DUF445 family protein, which produces MSFSNKASGIFGQFEWTDKSFLTNLLALLCFLLGFVSPIWGPQLKAIGSYALSGAITNWLAIYMLFERIPGLYGSGIIPLKFEEFKRGIRKLIMKEFFTQENLERFLGNQAARAIEADVIINAIDQDILFEKLMAAVQSSPFGPMLAMFGGMDSVKKTLRPTFETKMHEAIREIVVSPKFGEILHKVLAKDFSAPGLMDKIEQVVQARLEELTPQMVKDIIQDMIRSHLGWLVVWGGVFGAALGLAASFLQ; this is translated from the coding sequence ATGAGTTTTTCAAACAAGGCGTCGGGCATTTTTGGTCAATTCGAGTGGACGGATAAAAGTTTTCTGACCAATCTCCTGGCCCTTCTCTGTTTTTTGCTGGGTTTCGTGAGTCCGATTTGGGGTCCGCAGCTGAAAGCCATCGGCTCCTATGCGCTGTCCGGCGCGATCACCAACTGGCTTGCGATTTATATGCTCTTCGAACGCATACCGGGGCTTTATGGTTCGGGCATCATTCCCCTCAAGTTCGAGGAATTCAAACGCGGCATCCGTAAGCTCATCATGAAAGAGTTTTTCACCCAGGAAAATCTGGAGCGCTTTTTGGGCAACCAGGCGGCGCGTGCCATCGAAGCGGATGTCATCATCAATGCCATTGATCAGGACATCCTTTTCGAAAAGCTCATGGCCGCCGTGCAGAGTTCGCCCTTCGGTCCCATGCTGGCGATGTTCGGCGGCATGGACTCGGTGAAGAAAACCCTGCGCCCTACCTTTGAAACCAAAATGCACGAAGCCATCCGCGAAATCGTCGTGTCTCCCAAATTCGGCGAGATCCTTCATAAAGTTCTGGCCAAGGATTTTTCCGCTCCAGGATTGATGGACAAGATCGAACAGGTGGTGCAAGCTCGCCTGGAAGAGCTTACGCCGCAGATGGTGAAGGATATTATCCAGGATATGATTCGCTCCCATCTCGGCTGGCTGGTCGTTTGGGGCGGAGTATTTGGAGCTGCTCTGGGACTGGCTGCAAGCTTCCTGCAGTAA
- a CDS encoding chemotaxis protein CheX: MNTEQLKAFESFVQEAMQQTLPQVGLSRIEDSSGSDMVHWPDPIMVSIMSFQSDNMHGTAVMGCDVAFLERSHPSFDPDDPARLSLLQDWLGEMSNLIIGRLKNKLLPLGVTLKLNPPSVIEASEEIFESYATRSENVKLWFSCEHQFFCLSFSMDLDPSVNFAAHLSSQGHELQPGDAIYRLNEPAGSNKQYDVIAQIRSGVMTDDDPALHDDFDLDDDMPLHHQTMNRRLEGVDELEASTLKKPSTSTTVPSATRVHYPDVHQTTVSNSEMPRSQHRRSLEAAEWDEPGELCLRFQGGSIVRLSPANLLAKGTEVLVIEGYQLEIKQTAHGIRVTLPELKISLETPILAA; encoded by the coding sequence GTGAATACCGAGCAATTGAAAGCCTTTGAGTCTTTTGTTCAGGAAGCCATGCAGCAAACCCTGCCGCAGGTCGGACTCAGCCGCATCGAGGACAGTTCGGGCAGCGATATGGTTCACTGGCCGGATCCGATCATGGTCAGCATCATGAGCTTTCAAAGCGACAACATGCACGGGACAGCCGTCATGGGCTGTGACGTCGCTTTCCTGGAACGTTCGCATCCCAGCTTTGATCCGGATGACCCTGCGCGCCTCTCGCTTCTTCAGGATTGGCTCGGCGAGATGAGTAACCTCATCATTGGCCGTCTTAAAAATAAACTGTTGCCCCTGGGCGTCACCCTGAAGCTTAACCCGCCTTCGGTCATCGAAGCCAGCGAGGAGATCTTCGAGAGTTATGCCACCCGTTCCGAAAACGTCAAACTCTGGTTCAGCTGCGAGCATCAATTCTTCTGCCTTTCTTTCAGCATGGATCTGGATCCTTCGGTAAATTTCGCGGCCCATCTTTCAAGCCAGGGCCACGAGCTGCAACCGGGTGATGCCATCTATCGCCTGAATGAACCGGCTGGTTCGAACAAACAATATGATGTGATCGCCCAGATTCGTTCCGGTGTGATGACTGATGACGATCCGGCTTTGCATGATGACTTTGACCTTGATGATGATATGCCTTTGCATCATCAGACGATGAATCGCCGTTTGGAAGGCGTGGACGAGCTGGAGGCCAGCACTCTGAAAAAGCCATCCACCAGCACAACGGTGCCCAGTGCCACACGCGTTCATTATCCCGATGTCCATCAGACGACGGTGAGCAACAGCGAGATGCCGCGCAGCCAGCATCGCCGCAGTCTGGAAGCCGCGGAATGGGATGAGCCGGGTGAACTCTGCCTCCGCTTTCAGGGCGGCAGCATCGTGCGCCTGTCGCCGGCCAACCTTCTGGCCAAGGGTACAGAAGTCTTAGTTATCGAAGGTTATCAGCTGGAAATCAAACAGACCGCGCATGGCATCCGCGTGACGCTGCCGGAGCTTAAAATCTCGCTCGAAACACCCATACTCGCCGCCTGA
- a CDS encoding cytochrome b5-like heme/steroid binding domain-containing protein, whose translation MKTRRILSMLLMLLLGQGRVLAAEDQLFTHETVSKHNVKTDCWIIIDGSVYDITAALKDHLRYKYELDPWCGKEATQAWETKDGKGKAHSRKAQLMLKNLHKGRIVSP comes from the coding sequence ATGAAAACGCGCCGCATTTTGTCGATGCTGCTCATGCTGCTCCTGGGACAGGGTCGCGTGCTGGCGGCAGAAGACCAGCTGTTCACGCATGAGACGGTCAGCAAGCATAACGTGAAAACAGATTGCTGGATTATCATCGACGGATCGGTCTATGACATCACCGCAGCGCTCAAGGATCATCTGCGTTATAAGTACGAATTGGATCCCTGGTGTGGCAAGGAAGCGACCCAGGCCTGGGAAACCAAAGACGGCAAGGGCAAGGCGCACAGCCGGAAAGCCCAGCTCATGCTGAAAAATCTGCACAAGGGCAGGATCGTATCCCCCTAG
- the argH gene encoding argininosuccinate lyase: MKSLWGGRFSEKQNDFFFQFNESFSFDMRLAEVDIIGSKAYAKGLQRRGIFTEADLQTVLGGLDELLDEIQNNPNLLASALSEGYEDVHSFVEYQLTQKVGDLGKKLHTGRSRNDQVATDLRLYLRGELDATVNLIQDLQKTLAQIARQHPNTVMPGYTHLQKAQPILFAHYLLSYYEMLKRDASRLTDARVRLNVLPLGSGALSGNSMGVDRHFLAAELGFDGITANSLDAVSDRDFAVEFMSAASLGMVHLSRLAEDLILYCSDEFKFIRMGDQVSTGSSLMPQKKNPDALELIRGKSGRVVGNLMGLLTVLKGLPSCYNKDLQEDKEALFDSLDTYKASLRVMRLVLETMTVNEERMAAEAEKAYMNATDLADYFVAKGMAFREAHHLVGEIVVHAIKTDRSLNELPLEDYRGFSSLVDTDVYAALEIMAVLRKKSSIGGTSPEMVQAALRSVLS, encoded by the coding sequence ATGAAATCTCTCTGGGGCGGTCGTTTCAGCGAAAAGCAAAACGACTTCTTCTTCCAGTTCAACGAATCCTTCAGCTTCGACATGCGTCTGGCTGAAGTCGATATCATCGGCAGCAAAGCCTACGCCAAGGGCCTGCAGCGTCGCGGCATCTTCACCGAAGCCGACCTGCAGACCGTCCTGGGCGGACTCGATGAGCTGCTGGATGAAATCCAAAATAATCCCAATCTTCTCGCCAGCGCCCTCAGCGAAGGCTATGAAGACGTCCACTCCTTTGTCGAATACCAACTGACACAAAAAGTCGGCGACCTCGGCAAAAAACTCCACACCGGCCGCAGCCGTAACGATCAGGTCGCCACCGATCTGCGTCTTTACCTGCGTGGTGAACTCGATGCGACTGTCAATTTAATCCAGGACCTGCAAAAAACCCTGGCTCAGATCGCCCGTCAGCATCCAAACACGGTCATGCCGGGCTACACGCATCTGCAAAAAGCCCAGCCGATTCTCTTCGCGCATTATCTGCTCTCGTACTACGAGATGCTGAAACGCGATGCCAGTCGCCTGACCGATGCCCGCGTGCGTTTGAACGTCCTCCCCTTGGGTTCCGGCGCTTTGTCCGGTAACAGCATGGGCGTGGATCGGCACTTTTTAGCAGCCGAACTCGGCTTCGATGGCATCACGGCGAACAGCCTCGATGCAGTCTCCGATCGTGACTTCGCGGTCGAATTCATGAGCGCCGCCAGCCTCGGCATGGTGCACCTCAGCCGTCTCGCTGAAGATCTGATCCTTTACTGCTCCGATGAATTCAAATTCATCCGCATGGGCGATCAGGTTTCGACGGGCTCGTCGCTGATGCCTCAAAAGAAAAACCCCGATGCCCTCGAACTCATCCGCGGCAAAAGCGGTCGCGTCGTCGGCAATCTGATGGGTCTTCTTACCGTGCTGAAGGGCCTGCCGTCCTGTTACAACAAGGATCTGCAGGAAGACAAGGAAGCACTCTTCGATAGTCTCGATACCTACAAGGCCTCACTCCGCGTGATGCGTCTGGTTTTGGAAACGATGACTGTCAACGAAGAACGCATGGCTGCGGAAGCGGAAAAAGCATACATGAACGCCACCGACCTTGCGGATTACTTCGTAGCCAAAGGCATGGCCTTCCGGGAAGCGCATCATCTGGTGGGCGAGATCGTCGTTCATGCGATCAAGACCGATCGCAGTCTGAATGAACTTCCGCTGGAAGACTACCGGGGGTTCAGCAGCCTCGTCGACACTGATGTCTATGCGGCCCTTGAAATCATGGCTGTTCTGCGGAAAAAGTCGAGTATCGGCGGGACCAGTCCCGAGATGGTACAGGCTGCTTTGCGCAGTGTCCTTTCCTGA
- the cysS gene encoding cysteine--tRNA ligase gives MREIHLLNTLTGKKEKLETLEPNHVRMYACGVTVYDNCHIGHAMQAVYFDVIRSYLEYCGYRVTYVRNYTDVDDKIINRAKERNITPKALVDAMIASSEEDMGLLGVRPANHEPRVSESIPQIIAMIQALVQKGYAYANAEGDVYYRVLKKSDYGKLSNRKIDELRVGTRDLAACDKEFDMDFALWKSDDTPGASWDSPWGRGRPGWHIECSAMAKMFLGATFDIHGGGRDLVFPHHENEIAQSEAANGCSYARYWMHSGLLTINKQKMSKSLGNHIFIKDFVARFPGEVLRLAYLQFHYTSNVDFSEAVFRQAARRLLYFYESLQDLDRLAADAPAQEKLLPGFDPKAIADAFHREMSNDFGTVGALRELLLGFRRANELQKGKKSPSKSYTAKAYAATLRELFQVFGLLKMEPQAFISQLKSQILKEMNVAESEVNRLVAARNEARQNKDWAKADAVRQDLLALNIEVMDAPEGTRWTILWKDDEA, from the coding sequence GTGCGCGAGATCCATCTCCTCAACACACTTACCGGAAAAAAAGAAAAGCTGGAAACACTCGAGCCGAATCACGTCAGGATGTATGCCTGTGGTGTGACTGTCTACGACAATTGTCATATTGGCCATGCAATGCAAGCCGTCTACTTCGATGTCATCCGCAGCTATCTGGAATACTGCGGCTACCGCGTGACCTATGTGCGAAATTATACGGACGTCGATGACAAGATCATCAACCGCGCGAAGGAACGGAATATCACACCGAAGGCTCTGGTCGATGCGATGATCGCCTCGTCCGAAGAGGACATGGGTCTTCTGGGCGTCAGGCCCGCGAACCATGAGCCGCGCGTTTCCGAATCCATTCCCCAGATCATCGCCATGATCCAGGCCCTCGTGCAGAAGGGTTATGCCTATGCGAACGCGGAAGGCGATGTCTATTACCGCGTGCTGAAGAAGAGTGATTACGGCAAGCTTTCGAATCGGAAGATCGACGAACTCCGCGTCGGCACCCGCGACCTCGCGGCCTGCGACAAGGAATTCGATATGGATTTCGCGCTCTGGAAAAGCGATGACACGCCCGGCGCATCATGGGACAGCCCCTGGGGTCGTGGACGCCCCGGCTGGCACATCGAATGCAGTGCGATGGCGAAGATGTTTCTGGGCGCGACCTTTGATATCCATGGCGGCGGACGCGACCTTGTGTTCCCGCATCACGAAAATGAAATAGCCCAATCGGAAGCCGCCAACGGCTGCAGCTACGCGCGCTACTGGATGCATTCGGGGCTTTTGACCATCAATAAACAGAAGATGTCGAAGAGCCTCGGCAACCACATCTTCATCAAGGATTTCGTGGCCCGTTTTCCTGGTGAAGTGCTGCGCCTCGCTTATCTGCAGTTCCATTACACCTCGAACGTGGATTTTTCCGAGGCGGTGTTCCGCCAGGCAGCCCGACGCCTCCTCTATTTTTATGAAAGCCTTCAGGACCTGGATCGCCTCGCTGCGGATGCACCGGCCCAGGAAAAACTTTTGCCCGGCTTTGATCCCAAAGCGATAGCCGACGCCTTCCATCGCGAGATGAGCAATGACTTCGGAACGGTCGGCGCCCTTCGGGAACTTCTGCTCGGCTTCCGTCGCGCCAATGAACTGCAGAAAGGCAAGAAGTCGCCTTCCAAAAGTTATACAGCCAAAGCCTATGCTGCGACGCTGCGCGAACTCTTCCAGGTCTTCGGACTTCTGAAAATGGAGCCTCAGGCCTTTATTTCCCAGCTGAAATCGCAGATCCTGAAAGAGATGAACGTCGCGGAGAGCGAAGTCAACCGTCTGGTCGCGGCGCGCAATGAAGCCCGGCAGAACAAGGATTGGGCCAAGGCCGATGCTGTTCGCCAGGATTTGCTGGCGCTGAACATCGAAGTGATGGATGCTCCCGAAGGCACGCGTTGGACAATCCTTTGGAAAGATGATGAGGCCTAA
- a CDS encoding class I SAM-dependent RNA methyltransferase: protein MNRKRKTFGKKPQSASKTTPETITLTLESVAFGGYALTRRDGKVYFVADALPGETVAADIIQNKDRFAKARVTSRLAAPDYAVPAPCPYAERCGGCHWQRVPYAMQKTWKAGFIEDALQRIGGIPAGTYPFAMHASPDELHYRNRIDVKWQLTPEGKVQIGYYAKSSHDLVPIERCWIADERINQVLQECVRLSFPKRERSFQTSLEFQVIADGRVLVSGQEIPPGFWQDLKKAVDQNSILQRTLIVDSREFVLLEEWDGLRFHTRAGQFQQVNLPANRFLRGWVRDFARQHKVQNAVDLYCGSGNLSLALARDGIQVFGVEAYAPSIEAAVYNTKQNQLNARYAAGDAQDIRQLFPDLPALDLLIVDPPRRGMAEAVAPVLELGASRIIYVSCDPNTLARDLKIMLAAGYDLDDVKGLDFFPQSYHVETVAVLKKNP from the coding sequence ATGAATCGCAAAAGAAAAACGTTCGGAAAAAAACCACAGTCCGCCTCGAAGACAACGCCTGAGACTATAACCCTGACACTGGAATCCGTCGCATTCGGAGGCTATGCCCTCACCCGACGTGACGGCAAAGTTTATTTCGTGGCGGATGCGCTGCCCGGGGAAACCGTGGCCGCGGACATTATCCAGAACAAGGATCGCTTTGCCAAAGCGCGCGTCACGTCCCGCCTGGCTGCTCCCGATTATGCCGTGCCTGCGCCCTGCCCTTATGCAGAACGCTGTGGAGGCTGTCATTGGCAGCGTGTGCCCTATGCGATGCAGAAGACGTGGAAGGCCGGATTTATTGAAGATGCCTTGCAAAGGATCGGCGGCATCCCCGCGGGGACTTATCCCTTTGCGATGCACGCCTCGCCGGACGAGCTGCATTATCGCAATCGCATCGATGTGAAGTGGCAGCTGACCCCCGAGGGAAAAGTACAGATCGGCTATTATGCGAAAAGTTCCCATGATCTGGTTCCGATCGAACGCTGCTGGATTGCAGATGAAAGGATCAACCAGGTCCTGCAGGAATGTGTGAGGCTGAGTTTTCCGAAGAGGGAACGAAGCTTTCAGACGAGCCTTGAATTTCAGGTGATTGCCGATGGTCGGGTGCTGGTGTCCGGTCAGGAGATTCCGCCCGGTTTCTGGCAGGATTTGAAGAAGGCTGTGGACCAAAATTCCATTCTGCAGCGTACTCTCATTGTGGATTCCCGGGAATTCGTACTGCTGGAGGAATGGGACGGGCTCCGCTTTCACACCCGCGCGGGGCAGTTTCAGCAGGTGAATCTGCCGGCCAATCGCTTTCTGCGGGGATGGGTTCGGGATTTTGCAAGGCAGCATAAAGTGCAGAATGCTGTTGATCTTTACTGTGGCAGCGGCAATCTTTCCCTGGCTTTGGCTCGTGATGGCATCCAGGTTTTCGGGGTGGAAGCCTATGCGCCTTCCATTGAAGCCGCTGTTTATAATACGAAGCAGAATCAATTAAACGCGCGGTATGCAGCGGGAGATGCACAGGACATCCGGCAGCTGTTTCCCGATCTGCCTGCCCTTGATCTTCTGATCGTCGATCCTCCGCGCCGCGGCATGGCCGAGGCCGTAGCGCCGGTTCTGGAGTTGGGGGCTTCACGCATTATTTATGTCAGCTGCGATCCCAATACGCTGGCGCGGGATTTGAAGATTATGCTGGCGGCTGGTTATGATCTGGACGATGTGAAGGGATTGGATTTTTTTCCACAGAGCTATCATGTCGAGACAGTGGCTGTGCTGAAGAAAAACCCCTGA
- a CDS encoding ferric reductase-like transmembrane domain-containing protein → MSRFLALFSLTVFALSLLTALRWRVMSRLLGGLALQYRLHHKLGLITGVAFTLHVLAEILQTPPDFIQDLIITRDPPLLAGWAAILLFCVALVFSYRQTLRFQSWRLWHFLFPLAFLAASYHGLVFARDDAWDQGLLYTALSMGGLSLGFLLLGHIWNPRAQRYRIQALDKVSASVWELTLEPKDRRRKQQPCRAGQIIYLRFLSRGFSRALHPFSVASCRLEPYLRLYIKNLGRDTSHLQDLKSGHEVEVLGPFVELKLNLDRPQIWIGGGIGIAPFLGFLHCTQTLDTPPIHILHYVSRGEDIIQGSEIARVQETTPHLVWHNMVDKKGHRPDWERLDALLKSLSKPRIVICGPNLFMRMLREHLKGQGVSSQDITTEEFNP, encoded by the coding sequence ATGTCACGTTTTTTAGCCCTCTTCAGCCTTACTGTCTTCGCGCTCAGCCTTCTGACCGCATTAAGGTGGCGAGTGATGTCGCGACTGCTCGGCGGTCTTGCTCTGCAGTATCGTCTTCATCATAAGCTGGGGCTGATAACGGGAGTGGCTTTCACTCTTCATGTGCTGGCGGAAATCCTTCAAACACCGCCGGATTTCATCCAGGATCTGATTATCACCCGCGACCCGCCGCTACTCGCCGGCTGGGCTGCCATCCTGCTTTTCTGTGTGGCCCTCGTTTTCAGCTATCGGCAAACCCTCCGCTTTCAGAGCTGGCGTCTTTGGCATTTTCTTTTTCCCCTGGCCTTCCTTGCCGCGTCTTATCACGGCCTTGTCTTCGCACGGGATGACGCCTGGGATCAGGGACTTCTCTATACCGCTCTCAGCATGGGTGGACTCAGTCTTGGCTTTTTGCTCCTTGGCCATATTTGGAATCCCAGGGCGCAGCGCTATCGGATTCAGGCTCTTGATAAAGTCAGCGCCAGCGTGTGGGAACTCACGCTTGAGCCCAAGGACCGGCGTCGGAAGCAGCAGCCCTGCCGCGCCGGCCAAATCATTTACCTGCGTTTTTTGAGCCGCGGATTCAGTCGCGCGCTGCATCCTTTTTCTGTCGCGTCCTGCCGTTTGGAACCTTACCTGCGGCTCTATATCAAAAATCTGGGACGTGACACTTCGCATCTTCAGGATCTCAAGAGCGGCCATGAGGTCGAGGTCCTTGGACCCTTTGTGGAATTGAAATTGAACCTCGATCGGCCCCAGATCTGGATCGGCGGGGGCATTGGGATCGCGCCGTTCCTCGGCTTTCTGCACTGTACCCAGACGCTGGACACACCGCCAATTCATATTCTCCATTATGTCAGTCGGGGTGAAGACATAATTCAGGGCAGCGAAATCGCCCGCGTTCAGGAAACAACGCCTCATTTAGTCTGGCATAATATGGTGGATAAAAAGGGGCATAGACCCGATTGGGAGCGTCTCGATGCCCTCTTGAAAAGCCTTTCGAAGCCGCGCATTGTCATCTGTGGGCCCAATCTTTTCATGCGGATGCTGCGTGAGCATCTCAAGGGCCAGGGTGTTTCATCCCAGGACATCACTACGGAGGAATTCAATCCATGA
- a CDS encoding argininosuccinate synthase — MQDIKKIVLAYSGGLDTSVMAKWIKETYKCEIVAFTADIGQGAELSGLEEKALSTGCSSIFVEDLRDEFVRDYVFYAVKAKAVYEGCYLLGTSVARPVIAKRQIEIAQKVGADAVAHGATGKGNDQVRFELTYYSLKPDIKVIAPWRNWPFKSRTDCINYAKEHNIPVTATAAKPYSMDANLMHISYEGGILEDPWAPAPEDIFLLTKSVEKAPKVATELTLSFERGVPVAINGEAMAPVALLTRLNEVAGENGIGRVDIVENRFVGMKSRGVYETPGVTVLHQAHRALESITLDREVMRLRDGLSIKVAELIYNGFWFAPEFQHIKGMIEGMMQPVTGDVKLRLYKGNVTTLGRRSPNSLYSEQLATFEADQVYNQADAEGFIKLNALRLRRQAQLRG, encoded by the coding sequence GTGCAGGATATTAAAAAGATCGTACTCGCGTATTCCGGGGGCCTCGATACTTCGGTTATGGCGAAGTGGATCAAGGAAACATACAAATGTGAAATCGTGGCGTTCACCGCTGATATCGGTCAGGGCGCTGAGCTGTCCGGTCTGGAAGAGAAAGCTCTCTCGACCGGCTGCTCGTCCATTTTCGTCGAAGATCTGCGCGATGAGTTCGTGCGTGATTATGTGTTCTATGCGGTGAAAGCCAAGGCTGTCTATGAAGGCTGCTACCTGCTCGGCACATCGGTCGCGCGTCCTGTCATTGCCAAACGCCAGATTGAAATCGCCCAGAAGGTCGGCGCTGATGCGGTGGCGCATGGTGCGACGGGTAAAGGCAACGATCAGGTTCGTTTCGAGCTGACCTATTACAGTTTGAAGCCTGATATCAAAGTGATCGCTCCCTGGCGGAACTGGCCGTTCAAATCGCGGACGGACTGTATCAATTATGCGAAGGAGCATAATATTCCGGTCACCGCGACCGCGGCGAAGCCTTATTCGATGGACGCCAACCTCATGCACATCAGCTACGAGGGCGGCATCCTGGAAGATCCATGGGCTCCGGCTCCTGAGGACATCTTCCTCCTTACGAAATCCGTGGAAAAAGCGCCTAAAGTCGCCACCGAGCTGACCCTTTCCTTTGAACGCGGCGTGCCGGTCGCGATCAACGGTGAAGCGATGGCTCCTGTCGCGCTCCTGACCCGCCTCAACGAAGTGGCTGGCGAGAACGGCATTGGCCGCGTGGATATCGTCGAAAACCGCTTTGTGGGCATGAAGTCCCGCGGTGTTTATGAAACTCCGGGCGTCACCGTCCTGCACCAGGCGCACCGGGCTTTGGAAAGCATCACGCTGGACCGCGAAGTCATGCGTCTGCGCGATGGTCTTTCGATCAAGGTTGCGGAATTGATTTACAACGGGTTCTGGTTCGCGCCTGAATTCCAGCATATCAAAGGCATGATCGAAGGCATGATGCAGCCTGTGACCGGCGATGTGAAGCTGCGCCTTTACAAAGGCAACGTGACCACGCTCGGCCGTCGTTCGCCCAACTCGCTTTACAGTGAGCAGCTGGCGACGTTCGAAGCGGATCAGGTTTACAACCAGGCTGATGCCGAAGGCTTCATCAAGCTGAACGCTCTGCGCCTGCGCCGTCAGGCTCAGTTGCGCGGGTAA